The proteins below are encoded in one region of candidate division WOR-3 bacterium:
- the thpR gene encoding RNA 2',3'-cyclic phosphodiesterase, producing MRLALWRYSMENFQDRSSKIVAPDNIHVTLKFLGEVRENGFSKLREKAEKATFSAPPFETKLGPYKLIGNRIGCTEAVSGESYFLRVWEKLEEELDNIGYEKEKRRYYPHVTLVRFKGKPVKPESSIPSTSSFFIESFKLYKSELTPKGAIYSEIECFPLKGDKNG from the coding sequence GTGAGATTGGCCCTGTGGAGGTATTCCATGGAAAATTTTCAGGACAGGTCGTCGAAAATTGTCGCCCCTGATAACATTCACGTGACTTTGAAATTTTTAGGGGAAGTAAGAGAGAACGGGTTTTCGAAACTGCGTGAAAAAGCAGAAAAGGCTACGTTTTCAGCCCCTCCCTTCGAAACAAAGCTGGGTCCTTATAAGCTTATCGGAAACAGAATCGGTTGCACCGAAGCAGTTTCCGGGGAGAGTTATTTCCTGCGTGTTTGGGAAAAACTCGAAGAAGAGCTTGATAATATCGGCTACGAAAAAGAGAAAAGAAGATATTATCCACACGTGACACTGGTTCGCTTCAAAGGAAAACCTGTAAAGCCGGAATCATCAATTCCTTCGACGAGCTCTTTTTTTATCGAGTCTTTCAAACTGTATAAAAGCGAACTGACGCCGAAAGGCGCGATTTATTCAGAAATTGAATGTTTTCCCCTGAAAGGAGATAAAAATGGCTAA
- the queC gene encoding 7-cyano-7-deazaguanine synthase QueC: MTENKAVVLLSGGIDSSVLLAYVIKKKKLAPLPIVFDYGQRHSVEIESAKKVAFSLGCEKLNLFRIDLASIKGSSLTDLSIDVPENDGDDIGKILPITYVPARNLIFLSISTAWAEVSGAESVFYGANAIDYSGYPDCRPEFTTSFEKTANLGTGYYFKENKLKIRAPFSEMRKHEIILLGKELQVDFSLTHSCYDPSENGTACGKCDSCKIRKKAFIEARVKDPTRYA; the protein is encoded by the coding sequence TTGACTGAAAACAAAGCCGTCGTTCTTCTTTCCGGAGGAATTGATTCTTCCGTGCTTCTCGCCTATGTCATAAAAAAGAAAAAATTGGCGCCCCTTCCCATAGTCTTTGACTACGGTCAGAGACACTCGGTCGAGATCGAATCGGCAAAAAAAGTGGCCTTTTCACTCGGATGTGAAAAATTAAATCTTTTTCGAATAGACCTTGCTTCTATAAAAGGCTCCAGCTTGACCGATCTTTCCATTGATGTGCCGGAGAACGACGGGGACGATATAGGAAAAATTCTGCCCATCACTTACGTGCCAGCGAGAAATCTCATTTTTCTTTCGATTTCCACTGCGTGGGCAGAGGTGTCGGGAGCCGAATCGGTTTTTTACGGAGCGAACGCTATAGATTATTCGGGTTATCCGGACTGCAGGCCAGAATTTACGACATCTTTTGAAAAAACCGCCAACCTCGGGACAGGATATTATTTTAAGGAAAACAAACTGAAAATCAGAGCTCCTTTTTCAGAAATGAGAAAACACGAGATAATCCTTTTGGGGAAAGAACTTCAAGTTGATTTCTCTCTGACTCACTCCTGTTACGATCCTTCTGAAAACGGCACGGCCTGCGGAAAATGTGACAGCTGTAAAATAAGAAAAAAAGCCTTTATTGAGGCTCGGGTCAAAGATCCGACGCGTTATGCTTAA
- a CDS encoding TatD family hydrolase, translating into MTLTDTHAHLQDPRLIKDIGGVLERAASSFVEKIVVVSYDEQSSETAAGIALGKENLYFTAGCHPHYAGTHKDKTADWIEHRIINRFGKEKLVAIGETGIDMHYGFSDIGDQIKVFEEQLSFAVSNCLPVVVHSRNAMEKTMEVLKGFSGLKTVLHSFEGTCEQAKKCLDMDYFLSFNGILTFKNSDRADILKCVGFENVVLETDCPYLAPVPYRGKVNEPCHLIKILDFVAEYLGTDREKASQIIEKNVSRLFSFG; encoded by the coding sequence ATGACTTTAACCGACACGCATGCTCACCTGCAAGACCCGAGACTTATAAAAGACATCGGCGGTGTTCTGGAAAGAGCGGCGTCATCCTTTGTTGAAAAAATTGTTGTCGTCTCGTACGACGAACAATCCAGTGAAACAGCTGCCGGAATTGCCCTCGGAAAAGAAAACCTTTATTTCACCGCAGGTTGTCATCCTCATTACGCGGGAACCCACAAAGACAAGACGGCAGACTGGATAGAACACAGAATTATAAACAGATTCGGAAAGGAAAAACTTGTCGCAATCGGAGAAACGGGAATAGACATGCATTACGGATTTTCAGATATCGGCGACCAGATAAAAGTGTTCGAAGAACAACTCTCTTTTGCCGTGTCAAACTGCCTGCCGGTTGTGGTTCATTCAAGGAATGCTATGGAAAAAACGATGGAAGTGCTGAAAGGTTTTTCGGGTTTGAAAACCGTGCTCCATTCTTTCGAGGGAACCTGCGAACAAGCGAAGAAATGTCTGGACATGGATTATTTCCTTTCATTCAACGGAATTCTGACTTTTAAAAATTCAGACAGGGCTGACATCCTGAAATGCGTCGGATTCGAAAATGTTGTTCTCGAAACTGATTGTCCTTACCTGGCCCCTGTTCCTTACCGAGGCAAAGTGAATGAACCTTGCCATCTGATAAAAATACTTGATTTCGTAGCGGAGTATCTCGGAACAGACCGGGAAAAAGCGTCTCAAATAATTGAAAAAAACGTTTCCCGCCTGTTTTCATTCGGGTGA
- a CDS encoding VanZ family protein: MTKRFLYRSRWALVPVLLLLPLLPSGQGRNIYLGAVFNSAHFFLAGAVTLLIAGRNPGSRKTIFSLAVPVMAAILVELIQLAYPDRNSGIDDVVRSFLGSVCAVILLKGRRSFVLGSVFSILFVYAVSYDVTSLIIRQGVMEARFPVLDDVGAPFYTKAWKPRINAALQRAEDEIVFTSFPNQKWSNIESNILPEDWRGHEVFSIEARSFRRVKCGIQVRTDKGNYYGEFWPDTFYEEHGIQFFEFKNGETVFESSYKVKGVSIFLSKPESLTEIHIRRIRLQ; this comes from the coding sequence TTGACGAAACGATTTTTGTACAGATCGCGATGGGCGCTTGTGCCTGTCCTGCTGCTGCTTCCTCTTCTGCCGTCAGGTCAGGGCAGGAATATATATCTCGGAGCCGTTTTCAATTCGGCTCACTTTTTCCTGGCCGGAGCCGTCACGTTGTTGATTGCAGGCAGAAATCCAGGTTCCAGAAAAACGATTTTTTCATTAGCCGTCCCCGTAATGGCCGCGATCCTTGTGGAATTGATACAACTGGCTTATCCGGACAGAAACTCCGGAATAGACGATGTCGTCAGAAGTTTTCTCGGAAGCGTTTGCGCCGTAATTTTATTAAAGGGCAGAAGAAGTTTCGTTTTGGGTTCCGTGTTCTCAATTTTGTTCGTCTACGCCGTTTCTTACGACGTAACCAGCCTGATTATAAGGCAGGGCGTAATGGAAGCCAGATTCCCTGTTCTTGACGATGTAGGCGCGCCTTTTTACACCAAAGCCTGGAAACCGAGAATAAACGCCGCCCTTCAGCGAGCGGAAGACGAAATTGTATTCACCTCTTTTCCAAACCAAAAATGGTCGAACATAGAATCGAACATTTTACCGGAAGACTGGCGCGGGCACGAAGTATTTTCTATAGAAGCGAGATCTTTCAGACGAGTCAAATGCGGGATACAGGTGAGAACCGACAAAGGGAATTATTACGGCGAGTTCTGGCCCGATACTTTTTATGAAGAGCACGGCATACAATTTTTCGAATTTAAAAACGGCGAGACGGTTTTTGAGAGTTCGTATAAAGTTAAGGGTGTGTCGATATTTCTAAGCAAGCCCGAAAGCCTTACTGAAATTCACATAAGAAGGATACGACTGCAATGA
- a CDS encoding type IV pilus twitching motility protein PilT — protein MNLKAVLKQMVEKEASDLHLKAGSPPILRISGKLNLMKHPPLSPEELKTVIVQLMTPEQQKKFARDKELDFGVGVPGLARFRVNAYLQRSSIALALRTIPMHVRPLEELNLPAVLKDLCMKPRGMILCTGTTGSGKSTTLAAMIDYINEHVSKNIITIEDPIEFLFTDKKSVISQREIGTDTNSFALALRQAMRQDPDTILVGEIRDMDTIDTALKAADTGHLVMSTLHTLNAAETINRVISFYPPHQQQHIRVLLSTTLVAVISLRLIPRADGRGRVPASEVMINTPTIREYILDPLETLKIPQAIVEGSQYQMQSFDQSIMNFYEKGIVSYEDAIENVSNPDEFKLRLRGIQSTSDRGWEDFTA, from the coding sequence ATGAATTTGAAGGCAGTTTTGAAACAGATGGTCGAAAAAGAGGCTTCGGACCTTCATCTGAAAGCGGGAAGCCCTCCGATCCTAAGGATTTCAGGAAAACTCAACCTGATGAAACATCCGCCTCTTTCTCCGGAAGAACTTAAAACAGTGATTGTCCAGCTCATGACTCCGGAACAGCAGAAAAAATTCGCGAGAGACAAGGAACTCGACTTCGGCGTAGGTGTTCCGGGACTCGCGAGGTTCAGGGTAAACGCTTACCTTCAAAGATCAAGCATAGCGCTGGCCCTGAGAACGATACCGATGCATGTCAGGCCTCTGGAAGAACTGAATCTGCCCGCCGTGCTCAAAGACCTGTGCATGAAACCCAGGGGAATGATACTCTGCACCGGAACGACGGGAAGCGGTAAATCGACCACTCTCGCGGCCATGATAGATTACATAAACGAACACGTCTCAAAGAACATCATAACTATCGAAGATCCTATCGAGTTTCTGTTCACTGACAAAAAAAGCGTAATAAGCCAGAGAGAAATCGGAACGGATACCAATTCATTCGCACTCGCACTCAGACAAGCGATGAGGCAGGATCCCGACACCATTCTCGTCGGTGAAATAAGAGACATGGATACGATAGACACGGCGTTAAAAGCCGCCGACACAGGCCACCTCGTGATGTCGACCCTGCACACTCTCAACGCCGCTGAGACCATAAACAGAGTTATATCTTTTTATCCGCCTCATCAGCAGCAGCACATCAGGGTTCTTCTCTCGACGACTCTGGTAGCCGTTATATCGCTCAGGCTGATACCCAGGGCTGACGGCAGAGGGCGGGTTCCGGCTTCGGAAGTAATGATAAACACTCCCACGATAAGGGAATACATACTTGACCCTTTGGAAACTCTCAAAATACCTCAGGCTATTGTCGAGGGCTCTCAGTATCAGATGCAGAGTTTCGATCAATCCATAATGAATTTCTACGAAAAAGGAATAGTTTCTTACGAAGACGCGATAGAAAATGTAAGCAATCCGGACGAATTCAAACTCAGGCTCAGAGGCATTCAAAGCACATCAGACAGGGGTTGGGAAGATTTCACCGCGTGA
- the rsmA gene encoding ribosomal RNA small subunit methyltransferase A, with the protein MEITEILEAIGARPKKSLGQNFLMDKNIARKICDAVPGGEDLRIVEIGPGTGVLTEILAEKTDDLILVEKDAALASYLKKHFKDKASVIADDFLKLDPDLFLKSENRGKACAKTGGNFLVGNLPYNISKRILRKTFSIRSRLTGCVFTFQKEVAEKLTALPSYPNYGILSVLFGFCSKTKIVAKISPECFFPKPEVYSASVSILFNENQTEAEFSDDDFEKLVRNSFRQRRKVLLNNLRGVYRREDIEKIREFCRKRPQELSPADFAEMMSRIMEK; encoded by the coding sequence ATGGAAATCACAGAAATTCTCGAAGCAATCGGCGCGAGACCGAAAAAATCCCTCGGTCAGAATTTTCTCATGGACAAAAATATCGCACGGAAAATATGCGACGCGGTACCCGGCGGAGAAGATCTCCGTATTGTGGAGATAGGTCCCGGGACGGGAGTTTTGACTGAAATTCTTGCCGAAAAGACGGACGATCTGATTCTCGTTGAAAAAGACGCCGCGCTGGCATCGTATCTGAAAAAACATTTCAAAGACAAAGCCTCCGTCATCGCGGATGATTTTTTGAAGCTCGATCCGGATTTATTTCTAAAAAGCGAAAACCGCGGTAAAGCCTGTGCTAAAACCGGCGGTAATTTTCTTGTAGGAAACCTTCCGTACAACATAAGTAAAAGGATACTAAGAAAGACTTTTAGTATAAGAAGCCGCCTGACGGGTTGTGTTTTCACTTTTCAAAAAGAGGTGGCCGAAAAACTCACCGCCCTCCCTTCATATCCGAATTACGGTATTTTGTCCGTTCTTTTCGGGTTCTGCTCAAAAACAAAAATTGTCGCGAAAATAAGTCCGGAGTGCTTTTTCCCGAAACCGGAAGTTTATTCTGCTTCAGTCAGCATACTTTTCAACGAAAATCAGACGGAAGCGGAGTTTTCCGACGATGATTTCGAAAAACTTGTAAGAAATTCGTTCAGACAGAGGCGAAAAGTTCTCCTGAACAATCTCAGGGGTGTATACCGCCGGGAAGACATTGAAAAAATAAGAGAGTTCTGCCGCAAAAGACCGCAGGAACTAAGTCCTGCAGATTTCGCCGAGATGATGTCAAGGATCATGGAAAAATGA
- a CDS encoding UbiA prenyltransferase family protein, protein MNTVSAIIEEVRPKQWIKNVFVFAAVVFARKFTLAQPALLSVFAFLSFVGASSFVYVINDIVDLRKDRLHPEKSKRPLASGKIKAPSALVFAFVFLVLTQIPWFLLAKDSISGIWKFPLVVLVYLLMNLSYSFWLKKVVIIDVMIIALGFVLRAVGGALAIDVPISSWFLITVLLLSLFLALVKRRQEVFMERNESHREVLKHYTKDLLDQMIIVVASSTIVTYAIYTAEKKGAILLPYSTIFVIYGILRYLFVVHLQKEGEMPEKVIYSDRPFLINLVMYSAFVLLTVILDPEVFK, encoded by the coding sequence ATGAACACGGTTTCGGCAATAATTGAAGAAGTGAGACCCAAACAATGGATCAAAAACGTTTTTGTTTTTGCCGCCGTCGTTTTTGCGAGGAAATTCACTTTGGCTCAGCCGGCCTTGCTTTCGGTTTTTGCGTTCCTGAGTTTTGTCGGCGCATCAAGCTTCGTTTACGTTATAAATGACATAGTTGATCTCAGGAAAGACAGACTTCATCCCGAAAAATCAAAAAGACCTCTGGCTTCGGGAAAGATTAAAGCGCCGTCAGCGCTCGTCTTTGCTTTTGTGTTTCTTGTACTGACACAAATACCCTGGTTCCTGCTTGCAAAAGATTCCATTTCAGGGATATGGAAGTTTCCCTTAGTCGTTCTCGTATATCTTCTGATGAACCTTTCATATTCTTTTTGGCTGAAAAAAGTGGTGATTATCGACGTCATGATAATAGCTCTCGGTTTTGTCCTGCGGGCGGTCGGAGGAGCACTCGCAATAGACGTTCCCATATCTTCCTGGTTTTTGATAACGGTGCTTCTTCTCTCTCTTTTTCTCGCTCTCGTAAAGAGAAGGCAGGAAGTTTTCATGGAAAGGAACGAATCCCACAGAGAGGTTTTGAAGCATTACACCAAAGACCTTCTCGATCAGATGATAATAGTAGTGGCGTCATCCACTATAGTCACTTACGCAATTTACACCGCTGAAAAAAAAGGAGCGATTTTATTGCCCTATTCCACTATTTTTGTGATATATGGTATATTAAGATATCTGTTCGTGGTGCATCTTCAAAAGGAAGGTGAAATGCCGGAGAAAGTTATTTATTCGGACAGGCCTTTTCTTATAAATTTGGTGATGTACAGCGCGTTCGTGTTGTTGACAGTGATATTGGATCCCGAAGTTTTCAAGTGA
- a CDS encoding radical SAM protein — translation MAGYPFVVVRISGCNLECSWCDTRYAFSEGSEMRTHEIISKIETFGIKRMLLTGGEPLLQEETFGFSKELVERGYFVAVETNGSLDIGRLREEIHVVMDFKLPLSGMHDRMLISNFEKIKKTDDIKFVVAGRSDFEYALKITKEQGLEGKANLLFSPVFGKVKLAELADWLMSSRLDARFHIQLHKIIWKSGMRGV, via the coding sequence ATGGCAGGCTATCCATTCGTCGTAGTGAGGATTTCCGGATGCAATCTCGAGTGTTCCTGGTGTGACACCAGATACGCTTTTTCAGAGGGTTCAGAAATGCGCACGCATGAAATAATATCGAAAATCGAGACCTTCGGGATTAAAAGAATGCTTTTGACCGGAGGCGAACCTCTCTTGCAGGAAGAGACTTTCGGCTTTTCAAAAGAGCTTGTCGAAAGAGGGTATTTTGTCGCTGTTGAAACTAACGGAAGCCTAGACATTGGAAGGCTGCGAGAAGAAATTCATGTCGTCATGGATTTTAAATTACCGCTTTCGGGAATGCACGACCGCATGCTGATTTCAAATTTCGAGAAAATAAAAAAAACCGACGATATTAAGTTTGTCGTCGCCGGAAGATCAGATTTTGAGTACGCACTAAAGATTACGAAAGAGCAGGGTCTGGAGGGGAAAGCCAATCTTCTTTTTTCTCCGGTTTTCGGAAAGGTAAAACTTGCCGAACTTGCAGACTGGCTCATGTCTTCGCGTTTGGACGCCAGGTTTCATATCCAGCTGCACAAGATAATCTGGAAAAGTGGGATGAGGGGGGTTTGA